Proteins encoded in a region of the Elaeis guineensis isolate ETL-2024a chromosome 7, EG11, whole genome shotgun sequence genome:
- the LOC105034786 gene encoding uncharacterized protein gives MADLHPPEAPANGGGPVETLVPFPGSKRQRRPSVRLGEIGDQPAAIPYEPYFRRTKHWKLPSDDHKPRTHLPKDPAKHPSRTRPLTTLAPDGDALDALPTTDDHVLLPVDENLDPLAAGIRRGSRDGKAWRGGGVRRARSSWIPKVDEGNEGADLKSSGGEDAGDEGYREGSESPLDMNDRRAAARVRVSESRDGGPLAEGDLPSETDNRDWNNRNGWCRSVEDGGVRSWLNSLGLGRYAPVFEIHEVDDEVLSMLTLEDLKDMGINAVGSRRKMYWAIQKLKKKAM, from the coding sequence ATGGCGGATCTCCACCCGCCGGAGGCTCCGGCGAACGGCGGCGGCCCGGTGGAAACCCTCGTCCCCTTCCCGGGCTCCAAGCGGCAGCGCCGCCCCAGCGTCCGCCTCGGCGAGATCGGCGACCAACCCGCCGCCATCCCCTACGAGCCCTACTTCCGCCGCACGAAGCACTGGAAGCTCCCCTCCGACGACCACAAGCCCCGCACTCACCTCCCGAAAGACCCCGCCAAGCACCCCTCCAGGACCCGCCCCCTCACCACACTCGCCCCCGACGGCGACGCCCTCGACGCCCTCCCGACCACCGACGACCACGTCCTCCTCCCCGTCGACGAGAACCTCGACCCCCTTGCTGCCGGGATCCGGCGGGGGAGCCGCGACGGGAAGGCGTGGCGGGGCGGTGGAGTGAGGCGGGCGCGGTCGAGCTGGATTCCGAAGGTCGACGAGGGCAACGAAGGTGCCGACTTGAAATCGAGCGGCGGGGAGGACGCTGGCGATGAGGGCTACAGGGAGGGTTCAGAGAGTCCTTTGGATATGAATGATAGGCGGGCGGCAGCTAGAGTTAGGGTTTCGGAGAGCCGGGATGGTGGTCCTTTGGCTGAGGGAGATTTGCCATCGGAGACGGACAACAGGGATTGGAACAATCGGAACGGGTGGTGCCGGTCGGTCGAGGATGGTGGAGTCCGATCGTGGCTTAATAGTCTGGGGCTGGGCCGGTACGCTCCAGTGTTTGAGATCCATGAGGTGGATGATGAGGTGCTGTCAATGCTGACGCTGGAGGATCTGAAGGACATGGGGATTAATGCGGTTGGATCGAGGAGGAAGATGTACTGGGCTATCCAGAAgctcaagaagaaggccatgtga